A single genomic interval of Sebaldella sp. S0638 harbors:
- a CDS encoding BC1881 family protein — MKIEDIKTCELVEELKRREGVETVVVFPYEKKNIEAEGAMIVLKIID, encoded by the coding sequence ATGAAAATAGAAGATATAAAAACCTGTGAGCTTGTTGAGGAATTAAAAAGAAGAGAGGGAGTGGAAACGGTAGTGGTATTTCCTTATGAAAAGAAAAATATAGAGGCAGAAGGTGCAATGATTGTCTTGAAAATAATAGATTAG